A genomic window from Winogradskyella sp. J14-2 includes:
- a CDS encoding dihydrofolate reductase produces MFGKKKQVSTIDKDQLELIEYAQKRIRQKKRLYIHFVVFLIGAVFLILANTVLGIGNDFTIAGINWFVYAILIWLFLFVYHFINVFITNKFMGKDWEKQQLDKLVSQQQNRIDKLKEGFLKEERKIAQSQAYNETHPDTKSEEKKNSNELTIIVAAGEDNAIGKDNDLIWHLSNDLKRFKKLTSGHHIIMGRKTFESFPKPLPNRTHIVITRQNNYKAPEGVIIVNNLEDALDAARKDNQPFIIGGGEIYKQSINIADKLELTRVHATFEGADTYFPEVDSKIWKEINRETHEADEDHNYAFSFITYERR; encoded by the coding sequence ATGTTTGGAAAGAAAAAACAAGTTTCAACAATAGATAAAGACCAATTAGAACTCATTGAATACGCACAAAAACGCATAAGACAAAAGAAGCGTTTATACATTCATTTTGTTGTATTTCTTATTGGTGCCGTTTTCTTAATTCTGGCAAATACCGTTCTTGGTATTGGTAACGATTTTACTATAGCTGGTATTAATTGGTTTGTATATGCCATACTTATTTGGTTGTTCTTATTTGTATATCACTTTATTAATGTTTTTATCACCAATAAGTTTATGGGCAAGGATTGGGAAAAACAACAATTAGATAAGCTAGTAAGCCAACAGCAAAACCGCATTGATAAGTTAAAAGAGGGCTTTTTAAAAGAAGAGCGTAAAATTGCGCAATCACAAGCCTATAATGAAACGCATCCAGATACTAAATCTGAAGAAAAAAAAAACTCCAATGAGTTAACCATCATTGTAGCTGCTGGTGAAGATAATGCTATTGGAAAAGACAACGACCTAATTTGGCACCTTAGTAATGATCTAAAACGATTTAAAAAACTCACATCAGGTCACCATATTATTATGGGACGCAAAACTTTTGAAAGTTTCCCAAAACCGTTGCCGAACCGTACACACATTGTTATTACTAGGCAAAACAACTACAAAGCACCAGAAGGAGTTATTATTGTAAATAATCTTGAAGATGCTCTTGACGCAGCAAGAAAAGACAATCAACCCTTTATTATTGGTGGAGGTGAAATCTATAAACAATCCATAAACATAGCTGATAAACTAGAACTAACTCGTGTACACGCAACGTTTGAAGGTGCAGACACTTATTTCCCAGAAGTAGATTCAAAAATTTGGAAAGAGATTAACAGAGAAACTCATGAAGCTGATGAAGACCATAACTATGCATTTTCTTTTATTACTTATGAGAGAAGATAA
- a CDS encoding isoamylase early set domain-containing protein: MAIKKQYLKSKPVCKVTFSVPAEEAKSVAVVGSFNEWNTEATELKKLKNGTFKGTVDLESDNSYEFRYVVDGKYVNDEQADAYAWNDYAGAENGVLNL; the protein is encoded by the coding sequence ATGGCAATTAAAAAGCAGTATTTAAAAAGTAAGCCAGTTTGTAAGGTAACATTTTCTGTTCCTGCAGAGGAGGCAAAAAGTGTAGCAGTTGTTGGAAGCTTTAACGAGTGGAATACTGAAGCTACAGAATTAAAGAAATTAAAGAACGGTACATTTAAGGGTACTGTAGATTTAGAGAGTGATAACTCTTATGAGTTTAGATACGTTGTTGACGGTAAATACGTTAATGATGAGCAAGCAGACGCATATGCATGGAATGACTATGCAGGTGCCGAAAATGGTGTGTTGAATTTGTAA
- a CDS encoding energy transducer TonB, with translation MKYIKLFIFLFISINFCSAQKPQPNLFKRSFVAYKGCEDSKDLEHCYEISFHEFLAKHINRKLLKDSIFLEAKKDTVTVSANILYDEQGKVVKHYSRISNPASNRVEGLRYLLDSIPVVKPVLDRYNNGVAQSARNLFGFYLDKAKDTIVPILGYTPDEVPFDIIEKVPIYKGCDESLSNEDLKKCMSDKVRAVISKNFKVKLAKKYRLDPGIQRIYVVFKIDKKGRVKDIQARGPHPGIEKEAIRVIGKIPKLTKPGYQRGEPVVVPFSIPIVFAVPD, from the coding sequence ATGAAGTATATTAAGCTATTTATTTTTCTGTTTATCTCAATAAATTTTTGTAGCGCTCAAAAGCCTCAACCAAATCTTTTTAAAAGATCATTTGTTGCTTACAAGGGCTGTGAAGACTCTAAAGATTTAGAGCATTGCTATGAGATTTCTTTTCATGAGTTTTTAGCGAAACACATTAACAGAAAATTATTAAAGGATTCCATCTTCCTAGAAGCTAAAAAGGACACCGTAACCGTTAGCGCCAATATACTATATGACGAACAAGGGAAGGTTGTTAAACATTATTCTAGGATTTCGAACCCAGCAAGCAACAGAGTTGAAGGTTTAAGGTATTTATTAGACAGTATCCCTGTTGTTAAACCTGTATTAGACAGATATAACAATGGTGTAGCCCAAAGCGCAAGAAATTTATTTGGTTTTTATCTAGACAAAGCTAAAGACACTATTGTTCCTATTTTAGGTTACACACCAGACGAGGTGCCTTTTGATATCATAGAGAAAGTTCCGATTTATAAGGGATGTGATGAAAGCTTGAGCAATGAGGATTTAAAAAAATGTATGAGCGATAAAGTAAGAGCCGTTATATCAAAAAACTTTAAAGTTAAACTAGCAAAAAAGTATAGGTTAGATCCTGGTATTCAACGCATCTATGTCGTCTTTAAAATCGATAAAAAAGGACGAGTAAAAGATATACAAGCCAGAGGTCCACATCCTGGTATAGAAAAAGAAGCCATAAGAGTTATTGGGAAAATACCAAAATTAACAAAACCAGGTTATCAAAGAGGTGAGCCTGTAGTGGTACCCTTTTCAATTCCAATAGTTTTTGCTGTACCTGATTAA
- a CDS encoding thymidylate synthase produces MKQYHDLVKHVLENGNEKGDRTGTGTKSVFGYQMRFDLNEGFPMVTTKKLHLKSIIYELLWFLKGDTNINYLTENGVRIWNEWADENGDLGPVYGHQWRNWASEEIDQIKEVIETLKNNPNSRRMLVSAWNPSVLPDTSKSFSENVANGKAALPPCHAFFQFYVADGKLSCQLYQRSADIFLGVPFNIASYALFTLMMAQACGYQPGEFIHTFGDAHIYNNHLEQLELQLSRDIRPLPKMILNPEVNDIFDFKFEDFTLVDYNPHPHIKGVVAV; encoded by the coding sequence ATGAAACAATATCACGACTTAGTAAAGCACGTATTAGAAAACGGAAACGAAAAAGGAGATAGAACAGGCACAGGTACCAAAAGTGTATTTGGCTACCAAATGCGTTTTGACCTGAACGAAGGCTTTCCTATGGTAACTACCAAAAAACTACACCTTAAGTCTATTATATACGAGTTACTTTGGTTTCTTAAAGGAGATACTAACATTAACTACTTAACCGAAAATGGTGTTAGAATCTGGAACGAATGGGCAGACGAAAATGGAGATTTAGGCCCTGTTTATGGTCACCAATGGCGTAATTGGGCGAGTGAAGAAATAGATCAAATTAAGGAAGTCATAGAAACGCTTAAGAACAATCCTAACAGTAGAAGAATGTTGGTTTCTGCTTGGAACCCTTCTGTATTACCAGACACTTCTAAGTCTTTCTCAGAGAATGTAGCTAATGGTAAAGCCGCTTTACCTCCTTGCCATGCATTTTTTCAATTTTATGTTGCGGATGGTAAATTATCATGTCAGCTCTATCAACGCAGCGCAGATATCTTTTTAGGTGTTCCTTTCAACATTGCTTCTTATGCATTATTTACTCTGATGATGGCACAAGCTTGTGGTTACCAGCCAGGTGAATTTATCCATACTTTTGGAGATGCACACATATACAACAACCATTTAGAACAATTAGAATTACAGCTCTCTAGAGACATAAGACCTCTACCGAAAATGATTCTCAATCCAGAGGTAAATGATATTTTCGATTTTAAATTTGAAGATTTCACGCTTGTCGATTATAACCCACACCCACATATTAAAGGTGTTGTTGCTGTATAA
- a CDS encoding NupC/NupG family nucleoside CNT transporter: protein MNHFFKALFAIFIGFSAITAQELEKTWQFTAIENLKTGKSLVVSDADILKLKEGDFDYKLLSRDSLKASGHYTFQNNLLVFYYNTPKDTIRKYKVREFTDSTLVFSEKSTIYSFTSVETKGIAVTSTLIDKSATNTIKPSLGFSFNSLWRGILGMFTLITIAFLFSSNRKAINWKTVGIGLAFQLVIAIGVLKVEFVKTAFEWVGDGFIKLLTFTQAGSEFIFGGMMDVNSFGFIFAFQVLPTILFFSALTSVLFYLGVIQKIVRAFGWLLTKLLNISGAESLSVAGNIFLGQTEAPLLIKAYLEKMNKSEILLVMIGGMATVAGAVLAAYIGFLGGDDIELQRFYAKHLLAASVMAAPGAIVISKILFPQTESINTDVSVSEEKIGANLLDAIANGTTEGLRLAVNVGAMLLVFVAFIAMINGVLGGVASFDGIRIESLNINWHFTSLNEVIAANTAYDGLSLEFILGTIFAPLMWLIGVAKEDMMMMGQLLGIKLAASEFVGYIQLADLKNVANTTHLNYEKSIIMATYMLCGFANFASIGIQIGGIGSLAPGQRKQLSKFGMKALIGGTIASLISATIAGMIIG from the coding sequence ATGAATCATTTTTTTAAAGCTCTTTTTGCTATTTTTATTGGATTTTCCGCAATTACAGCACAAGAGCTAGAAAAAACATGGCAATTTACAGCGATTGAAAATTTAAAAACAGGAAAATCCTTGGTCGTTTCTGATGCTGATATATTAAAACTTAAAGAAGGAGATTTTGATTATAAATTACTAAGTAGAGACAGTCTTAAAGCTTCTGGTCATTATACATTTCAGAATAATCTTTTAGTTTTTTATTATAACACACCTAAAGATACCATTAGAAAGTATAAAGTTCGTGAGTTTACAGACTCAACACTTGTTTTTTCAGAAAAATCAACAATATATAGTTTTACATCCGTAGAAACTAAAGGTATCGCTGTTACTTCTACCTTAATAGACAAAAGTGCCACAAACACTATAAAGCCAAGTCTGGGTTTTTCTTTTAATAGTTTATGGAGAGGGATTTTGGGTATGTTTACCCTTATTACGATAGCTTTTCTCTTTAGTAGTAACCGCAAAGCTATAAACTGGAAAACTGTGGGTATTGGTTTAGCATTTCAGCTAGTTATAGCTATAGGAGTTCTTAAAGTTGAGTTTGTAAAAACTGCTTTTGAGTGGGTTGGTGATGGTTTTATTAAACTGTTAACGTTTACCCAGGCAGGAAGTGAGTTTATTTTTGGCGGAATGATGGATGTTAATTCTTTTGGGTTCATTTTTGCTTTCCAAGTATTACCGACCATCCTTTTCTTTTCAGCACTAACATCGGTATTATTTTATTTGGGCGTTATTCAAAAAATTGTTAGAGCCTTTGGGTGGTTATTAACTAAATTACTAAATATTTCTGGCGCCGAGAGCCTGAGTGTTGCTGGTAATATTTTTTTGGGACAAACTGAAGCTCCGCTTTTAATTAAAGCCTACCTAGAAAAAATGAATAAGTCTGAAATCTTATTGGTAATGATTGGTGGTATGGCAACTGTTGCAGGTGCTGTACTTGCAGCATATATTGGTTTTTTAGGTGGTGACGATATTGAATTGCAGCGTTTTTATGCTAAGCACCTATTAGCAGCCTCAGTTATGGCCGCACCTGGCGCTATTGTTATTTCAAAAATACTATTTCCTCAAACAGAATCAATCAACACTGATGTTTCAGTATCAGAAGAAAAGATCGGTGCAAATTTATTAGATGCCATTGCCAACGGAACTACAGAAGGATTGCGGTTGGCAGTAAATGTTGGCGCTATGTTATTAGTATTTGTTGCCTTTATTGCTATGATAAATGGTGTTTTAGGTGGTGTTGCAAGTTTTGATGGTATTAGAATTGAATCTTTAAATATAAATTGGCATTTTACTTCATTAAATGAAGTTATTGCTGCCAATACTGCTTACGATGGCTTATCATTAGAATTTATTTTAGGAACCATCTTCGCACCTCTCATGTGGTTGATAGGCGTAGCAAAGGAGGATATGATGATGATGGGGCAACTTTTAGGCATCAAACTTGCCGCAAGCGAATTTGTTGGCTATATACAGTTAGCTGATTTAAAAAATGTCGCCAACACCACACATCTTAATTACGAAAAGTCTATTATAATGGCCACTTATATGCTTTGTGGATTTGCCAATTTCGCATCAATAGGTATACAAATCGGAGGAATTGGTTCACTTGCGCCAGGACAAAGAAAACAATTATCTAAATTCGGGATGAAAGCATTGATTGGTGGTACAATTGCTTCACTAATTTCTGCGACTATTGCAGGAATGATTATAGGGTAA
- a CDS encoding bifunctional nuclease family protein, with protein MSLVRLNIKGISYSQTQNGAYALILNEVDGDRKLPIVIGAFEAQSIAIALEKEIRPPRPLTHDLFKNFADRFDIVVKQVIIHKLVDGVFYSSLICERDKIEEIIDARTSDAIALALRFQAPIFTYKNILDKAGIYLKVSPKKEDEEQDSILVDDLIAEEIESAVAEQEGYKDKSLEELNSLLEEAVNNEDYEKAAKIRDEISKR; from the coding sequence ATGAGTTTAGTTCGTTTAAATATAAAAGGTATTTCCTACAGCCAAACGCAAAATGGCGCATATGCCTTAATCCTTAATGAAGTTGATGGAGACCGAAAGCTTCCAATCGTAATTGGTGCTTTTGAAGCGCAATCTATTGCTATAGCACTAGAAAAAGAGATTCGTCCACCAAGACCATTAACTCATGATTTATTCAAAAATTTTGCCGACAGATTTGATATTGTGGTAAAGCAAGTGATTATTCACAAGTTAGTTGATGGTGTCTTTTACTCTAGCCTTATTTGTGAGCGCGACAAAATTGAAGAAATCATAGATGCCAGAACAAGCGATGCTATTGCCTTAGCTTTACGATTTCAGGCGCCAATATTCACATACAAAAATATCTTAGACAAAGCAGGCATCTACCTTAAAGTTAGTCCTAAGAAAGAGGATGAAGAACAGGATAGTATACTTGTAGATGATCTCATTGCTGAAGAAATTGAAAGTGCAGTTGCCGAACAAGAAGGTTATAAGGATAAATCCTTAGAAGAATTAAATAGTCTTTTAGAGGAAGCTGTAAATAACGAAGACTACGAAAAAGCAGCAAAAATAAGAGACGAAATTTCTAAGCGTTAA
- a CDS encoding electron transfer flavoprotein subunit alpha/FixB family protein produces MSVLVYTESENGKFKKAALEVVSYAKAVADQMGTTVTAVAINADDNESLGAYGASKVLSVKDDSLNNFNAKKHAAVIEQAAKNESAKVVVLSSSADSKYLAPLLAVGLDAGYVSNVVEAPSSTSPFTVKRTAFTNKAFANTEINTDVKIVGLSNNSFGIVEASGSASVEDFSPSIPDSGVKVESVDKATDKVSIADAEVVVSGGRGLKGPENWGMIEELADVLGAATACSKPVSDLGWRPHGEHVGQTGKPVASNLYIAIGISGAIQHLAGINASKVKVVVNTDPEAPFFKAADYGVVGDAFEVVPALIEKLKAFKAQNA; encoded by the coding sequence ATGTCAGTTTTAGTATATACAGAGTCAGAAAACGGAAAATTTAAAAAAGCAGCTTTAGAAGTCGTATCATACGCAAAAGCTGTTGCAGACCAAATGGGCACAACAGTGACTGCTGTTGCCATTAATGCAGATGATAACGAGAGTTTAGGAGCTTACGGAGCTTCTAAAGTATTATCTGTAAAAGACGATAGCTTAAATAACTTTAACGCAAAAAAACACGCTGCTGTAATAGAGCAAGCTGCCAAAAACGAAAGTGCAAAAGTTGTTGTTTTAAGTTCTAGTGCAGATAGTAAATATTTAGCGCCTTTGCTAGCTGTTGGTTTAGATGCAGGCTATGTTTCTAATGTGGTTGAGGCTCCATCGAGCACTTCACCTTTTACAGTGAAACGCACAGCTTTTACTAATAAAGCTTTTGCTAATACAGAAATAAACACAGACGTTAAAATTGTTGGTTTATCTAACAATTCTTTTGGAATCGTTGAAGCTAGCGGAAGCGCTTCTGTTGAGGATTTCTCACCATCTATACCAGACTCTGGTGTTAAAGTAGAATCTGTTGATAAAGCAACAGATAAAGTAAGTATTGCTGATGCAGAGGTTGTTGTGTCTGGTGGTAGAGGATTAAAAGGCCCAGAAAATTGGGGAATGATAGAAGAGTTAGCGGATGTCTTAGGTGCTGCTACAGCATGCTCTAAACCTGTATCTGATCTTGGTTGGAGGCCTCACGGTGAACACGTAGGACAAACAGGTAAACCCGTGGCTTCAAATTTATACATCGCAATTGGGATCTCTGGTGCAATTCAGCATTTAGCAGGTATTAATGCTTCTAAAGTTAAAGTTGTTGTAAACACAGATCCTGAAGCTCCATTCTTTAAAGCTGCTGATTATGGTGTTGTTGGTGATGCTTTTGAAGTTGTACCAGCTTTAATCGAAAAACTAAAAGCTTTTAAAGCACAAAACGCATAA